CCATCGAGTCGACAATCGCGTCCTTCTGGCCAGTGCCGGACAACGCTCTGTCCAAACCGGGTGTCGTCGTAGGCCCAGGTGAAAGTACGTTCACCCGTATGCCAGTGCCTTGCAGGTCCAGCGCCCAGCTTCTGGCAAAGTTTCGCAGTGCACCTTTCGATGCGCTGTACACACTGAACGCCGCGGTGCCCATCGAGGCTGTCGTCGAACCTGTCAGCACAATCGAGCCGCCGGCGCTCATCAATGGCAGCGCGTTCTGCACGGTGAACAGCGTGCCTTTCACGTTCACGCCAAATGTGCGATCAAACGATTCCTCGGTGATCGACCCGATAGGTTCCAGATCCCCCAGGCCCGCATTGGCGAACAACACATCAACGCGGCCTTTCTCTGTCTTGATCTGCGCGAATACGCGCTCAAGGTCCTGCAGATTTGAAATGTCGCCCTGGATGGCGATCGCTTCATGCCCGATCAGGGCCAACGCTTTGTCCAGTTCTTCCTGGCGACGTCCCACGATAACGACCTGTGCACCTTCAGCCGCAAAGCGTATGGCGCTGGCCAAACCGATCCCGCTGTTGCCACCGGTGACGACTGCAATTTTTCCGTTGAGCCTGTTCATGAGTACTTCCCATAAATGTTGAGGCTCAAAGCGTAGATCTACGCTATTGTTTTGAATAGTATGCACCTTTTGGTAAGTACCCAGCCTGAGTGCAAAAACATGTCCAACAGCACCTTTAATTGCGGGCTCGACGCCGCCCTGGCAGTGATTGGCGGTAAATGGAAACCGTTGGTCTTGTATCACCTGGCCCGCGGGGTTCACCGTTATGGCGAGTTGCGACGTGCAGTGGGCGGCGTGACAGACAAGGTGCTGATCCAGCAATTGAAAGAGCTGGAGCGCGATGAAATCATCGACCGCATCGACTTCAAGGAGATCCCGCCAAAGGTCGAATACTCCCTGACGCCTTTCGGACATTCACTGGCCAGGGCCTTGGGTCCACTTTGCCAATGGGGAACCGACCATATAGTGGCGGTTGAACGCATCAGTGAGCGCCGAGCAGCCACCCTCGCCCAGCCTTGATGCCCATCAATTCCCAACTCAACTAAATGGATATTTAGTTGAGTTAAATCAATAGCTTATGAAATACCTGAGCATCTTCAGGTGTTTTCAGCCTCCCTCGCCTCGCCACCAAACATCAAAAAATCCAAATGTCAGCCTAAACACATATGGATTTTTAGGAATGTTTCAACCCTCTAAGCTCCGACCACTCCTTCCCGTGA
This genomic window from Pseudomonas sp. Bout1 contains:
- a CDS encoding glucose 1-dehydrogenase, translated to MNRLNGKIAVVTGGNSGIGLASAIRFAAEGAQVVIVGRRQEELDKALALIGHEAIAIQGDISNLQDLERVFAQIKTEKGRVDVLFANAGLGDLEPIGSITEESFDRTFGVNVKGTLFTVQNALPLMSAGGSIVLTGSTTASMGTAAFSVYSASKGALRNFARSWALDLQGTGIRVNVLSPGPTTTPGLDRALSGTGQKDAIVDSMVTRVPLGRMGQPDEVANAALFLASDESSFMTGSEMFVDGGYAQV
- a CDS encoding helix-turn-helix domain-containing protein yields the protein MSNSTFNCGLDAALAVIGGKWKPLVLYHLARGVHRYGELRRAVGGVTDKVLIQQLKELERDEIIDRIDFKEIPPKVEYSLTPFGHSLARALGPLCQWGTDHIVAVERISERRAATLAQP